GATATCGCGGAACTCATCCATATCGACCTCTTCGCCCTCTATGCTGTCGTTCATCCGCTCGACCATCTGCTGGGAGGCGTTCATCCACGTCTCGTAGGCCCGCGCATAGCCCTCCACGCCCTCGGAAATCTCGTCTTCCTCGGTGGCCTCGCCGACGGCCTCGGACCAGCTCTCGACGAACTGGGCCTGGGCTTCCATGTTCTCCTCGATCGCGTCCATAAACTGTTCATTCCACTGTTCGACGACTGCGTTCCAGTTCTGGGCCTGGGGCTGTGAATCTGTCATTGTGCTAAAATTGGGGAGCGGCGCTGAAAAAGGTACGCCTGATGCTGCGGTCTACGCCGAGACGTCGAACTCTTCGGCGGCTTCGTCTACGTTTTCGGCGACGGATTCGACGTTCGCTTCGACCTGTTCGTGGGCCTCGAGTGCGGCGTCGAACGAGTTGTCGACGACCTCGGAGTAGCTCGCGGCGAACTCGTCGTAGGCAGCCTCGGACTCGTCGATGGCCTCGATCATCGCTTCCATCGACTGGTGCTGTGCCTCGGTCGCGGAGTCGAAGCCTTCGTCGACGAGTTCACGCATCTCGTCGAAGTCAGCCGCTTCCTCGGGCATCGAAGCCTCGAGAGCGTCGAAGTAGGCGTGGACGGCGCCCTTGGTCAGTTCGGCGTTGGATTCGAACAGCGTGCCGGAGCTTTCGACGGCGTCGCCGAAGGCGCTGATCGAGGACTTCTGGGCCTCGAGGGCGTCGTGGGTGAGGTTCTGGGACTGTTCGAGTGCGGTGCGCTGTGCGTCGAAGACGGCGGTGAATGGGTTCTGAGTCATGATTGATCTTCTCGGTTTCGCTTGACGGGTACGACGATCGTTTGGACGATATCGCCCTCTTCGATGTCGAGGGCTTCCCGTTCCGGGCCGGGAATGCTGATCCGACCGCCGCTCTGGACGCGAGCTTTGAACGTCGCCGTTCCCATGTTCATCGGGCCGAAGCTGGAACCGGTGTCGAACGGGTTCGAGCCGCTGGCCTGCATCATCTTCTTCATCATCTCCTGCTGGGATTCGGCAACCTGCTCGCCTGCCTCCTGCATCTGTTCGGAAAACATCGCAGGCGGGAACCAGAGCGATCGGTCGGAGTCGTCCGTCATCAACAGTACGTATGGGCTCCGGGCTTATAAGGCTTCCCACTAGATACCATCTAATACCATTTGATGGCGTATTAAGTATCGGGTACGCTCTCACGGATTTCGAACGGACGACGATTCGGCAGCTCCAACCGACCGAGGTGACGGCGACTCACTCCCCTCGAGGGGACGATAACCCTTGATCGACCGATCGATCGAACCTGGCGATCGAAAGTGGGTAATAATCGTGTATAAATCGGTTAAAATCGTCCAGGTCAGCCAAAGAAGTCATAACCACCACACGCATATCGGCCCGTAGATGTCCCACGAGAAGCCTGCGAAACACAACTTCGCTGCCATGACAGACGCGTGGACGTCGATGGCCCAGACTCTCTTCGAAAGTGCGACTGCTGCCAACCGTGCGGCTATGTCCGCTATGTTGACACCCGACGTATCGAACGGTGCCGACGACAAGACCGTCGCCGCCTCGATCCCCTCGATCGAGCACTCCCACCTCGACTGGCAGTTCGACCGAACGGTCGACGAACCAGCCCACATCAGCGTCGGTGACACCGTCACCTTCGAGAAGGTTTTGAGCGAGGACGACGTTCGGGCGTTCGCCCACGTTAGCGGCGACACGAACCGACTCCACCTGGACGAGGGCTTCGCCGCCGGCACGCGGTTTGGCGAACGGATCGTCCACGGGACCCTCGTTTCCGGTCTCATCAGCGCCGCGCTGGCACGACTCCCGGGGCTCACGATCTACCTCTCCCAGGACCTCGAGTTCAGCGGCCCCGTCGGTATCGGCGACCGCGTCTCCGCTCGCGTCGAGATCGTCGAGGACCTCGGGAACAGGCAGTACCGCCTCGAGACGATCATCCGGAACGAGAGCGAGGACGCGACCGTCATCAACGGCGAGGCGGTCGTCCTGATCGACGACATGCCCGAAGAGTAGTCGACACACCGCCCGTCGACCGACCGTTCAGGCAGTCTGGCAGCCTCTCGTTTTCAGTTTTCCCCTCCCGCGCCCGCCGATCCCGTAGCGACGGGCCTCCGAATCCGGGTGCAACGTTGCTAAGTAGTTCCTCGCGGAACGGCCTGCTATGACGCTCTTCGGGACTGCAGGGATCCGCGGCCCGGTCGAGGAGGTAACGCCAGCGCTCGCGCTCGCGGTCGGTCAGGCCGCCGGCGATCCCGACACGACGTTCGTCGTCGGCCGAGACGGTCGAGAAACGGGGCCAGCACTCGCCGCCGCGGTCGAAGCCGGCCTCGAGAGCGCCGGCTCGGACGTGTATCGAATCGGCGAAGTACCGACGCCGACGCTGGCGTTCGCCTCGCGCGGCCGCAAGGGCGTGATGCTCACCGCGAGCCACAACCCGCCCCAGGATAACGGCATCAAACTCTTCGCGAACGGCGTCGAGTTCGACCGCAACGCCGAACGCGCCGTCGAGGATCGGGTCGAGGGTGACGACGGGCTCGAGTCCGCCCGTTGGGATCGATGGGGCGAGTCGGCGACGCTCGAGGTCCTCGACGCGTATCGGGACGCCGTCGTCGCCTACGTACGCGAGCAGTTCTCGTCGTCGAGCGACGGTCCGGCCGACGACGCGCCGCTCGAGGGCCTCGAGATCGCCGTCGACTGCGGCAACGGGGTAGGATCGCTCGCGACACCACACGTCCTCGGACGACTCGGCGCCGATGTCGTCGCGCTCAACGCGAACGTCGACGGTCACTTTATCGCCCGCGAGAGCAAACCGACGCCGGAAACGTTGTCGGACTTTTCGGCCTTTTTGGAGACGGGATCGTTCGATCTCGGGCTGGCCCACGACGGTGACGCCGATCGACTGGTCGTGCTCGGCCCCGACGGCGAGGTTATCCACGAGGATACCGTGCTCGCCCTCGTCGCGGCCCACTACACGGCGGCGAGTGACGCCGACGACCCCGTTGTCGTGACGACGCCCAACGCATCGGCCCGTATCGACGAACAGGTCCGAAACGCAGGCGGACGCGTCGAACGGGTCCGTCTCGGCGCGCTTCACGAAGGCATCGCTCGAGAGCGCCGCGCGGCGGCGGACGACAACGAGACCGCCGTCGTCTTCGCCGCGGAGCCGTGGAAACACATCCACACGGCCTTCGGCGGCTGGATCGACGGCGTCGCGAGCGCCGCCGTTGTCAGCGCTCTCGTCGCCGCGGCCGGCGATACGGAGACGCTCCGCGCTCCCGTCACCGAACGACCCTACCGAAAGGTCAGCGTCGACTGCCCGGACGACGCCAAGGCCGACGCGATGGCCGCCCTCGAGACCGACCTTTCCGATGCATTCCCGGCGGCAACGGTCGACACGAGCTACGGCGTTCGTCTCGAGTTCGAGGACGCCTCGTGGATCCTCGTCCGCCCGAGCGGGACCGAGCCCTACGTGCGGATCTACGCCGAGAGCGACACCGTCGACAACCTGGTCGCGGACGCTCGCGACGTCGTCGAGACTGCGATCGCCGCCTCCCGGTGAGGAGTTGGTTCCGGAGCGTCGTATCGGGGACACGACGGCGGAGTCGAACCGGATCGGGTCTCGTGAGAGCCGAACGACTTCAATTACGGCTGTGGTTTTCACACCGTTCGTGTTCGGAACGAATAGCAAATGTAATCCGAATAGTTCTGTTGCTATTACATTCGTCGATTTCGACGAGTATAAACCGAATGTCTACGCTATTCAGGACTATGGCGCAGAATCGACGGCGGTTCCTTACTGGAGCAGGTGTCGCAGGACTAACAACGATAGCTGGCTGTGTCGGCGGCTTCGGCGAAGACGCCGATACGGAGTTCAACGTCGGCATGATCTACGCGAGCGGTGGACTCGGCGATAACTCGTTCAACGATATGGCGCAGTCGGGCATCGACGACGCGGTGGACGACTTCGACGTCAGTTACGACCAGGCCGAACCTGACGACGAGGGCGAGTTCGACGGCCATCAGCGCGACTTCGCCGAGGGCGGCGAGTACGATCTAATCTCCTGTGTCGGCTTCGCACAGGAGGACGCGCTCGCGGAGAACGCACCCGAGTACCCCGAACAGAACTTTATGATCATCGACACCGCGGGTATCGAGGAAGACAACGTCCGAAACTACGTCTTCGACGAGCCGGGCGGCTCGTTCCAGGTCGGCCACCTGGCGGGACTGTTGACCGCCGAGGAGTTCTCGGCCGGCGACGGCGAGACGAACCCGGACGAGGACGTCGTCGGCTTCGTCGGCGGCGTCGAGTCGCCCCTGATCGAGTCGTTCGAGGCCGGTTTCACTGCCGGCGTCGAGTACGCGAACGACGACGCCGAGGTCATCTCGTCGTACGTCGGCGACTTCAACGACACGAGCGGCGGTCAAGAGGCCGCACTCTCGATGTATCAGGACCACGGCGCCGACATCGTCTTCCATGCCGCTGGTGCGACCGGCGTCGGCGTCTTCCAGGCCGCCGAATCCGAAGGCCGATTTGCGATCGGCGTCGACTCCGATCAGTCGCTCGAGGAGGAAGACTACGCCGACGTGATCCTCGCGAGCATGGTCAAACGTGTCGACGAGGCCGTCTACACCGCAGTCGAGTCGGTCGTCAACGACGAGTTCGAGGGCGGCGAAACCGAGGAGCTCGGACTCGAGGACGGCGGCGTTGAGGCCGTCTACGGCGACACGATCGGCGACGAGATCCCCGACGAGATCACGGATCAGGTCGACCAATCCAGACAGGAACTCATCGACGGCGAGATCGAGGTTCCGGACGATCCCGACGACGTCTGATCGCGCATGACCGAGCCGGGAACGGAACACACCGACGACGCGGGCGCGGTCGAGACAGCGGCTGCGGACGATCTCGCGGTGCATCTCGACGGAATCACCAAACGGTTTCCGGGCGTCGTCGCGAACGACGACGTCGACCTGCGGGTGGAGCGAGGATCCGTCCACGCCCTGCTGGGGGAAAACGGGGCCGGAAAGACGACGCTGATGAACGTCCTCTACGGACTCTACGAGCCGAACGAGGGGCGAGTCGTCGTCGACGGCACCGAACGGGCGTTTGACTCGCCGCGCGACGCCATCGACGCGGGGATCGGCATGATCCACCAGCACTTCATGCTGGTCGACACGATGACCGTCGCGGAGAACATCGCGCTCGGCAACGAGCCGCGAAAGTGGTTCGGGATGGCGGTCGACCGCGAGCGTATCGAGCGCGAGATCCGGGATCTCTGCGATCGCTACGGGTTCGACGTCGATCCGACGGCGACGATCGCCGACTGTAGCGTCGGCGTCCAGCAGCGCGTCGAGATCCTCAAAGCGCTCTACCGGGGCGCCGACGTCCTCATCCTCGACGAGCCAACGGCCGTTCTCACGCCCCAGGAGGTCGAGGGGCTCTACGACGTGCTCGAGGAGCTGACGGCCCAGGGGAAGACCATTATTTTCATCACGCACAAACTCGGCGAGGCGACCCACGCCGCGGACGCGATCACCATCCTCCGGGACGGGGAGTCCGTCGGCACGGTCGATCCGAACCGGACGACGCGGGAGGAGTTGGCCGAGTACATGGTCGGTCGAGAGGTCCTCCTCGAGGCCGAAACCGAGCCGAACGAGGTCGGCGAGACGATCCTCTCCGTCGACGAGCTGTCCGTCGAAGACGCGCGCGACGTTGAGGTCGTTTCGGGCATCGATCTCGAGGTTCGGGCCGGCGAGATCCTCGGCATCGCCGGTGTCGACGGCAACGGTCAGGCCGAACTGATCGAAGCGATTACGGGGCTTCGAGCGCCCGAACGCGGATCGGTCGTCTTCGACGACGCGGACGTGACCGGCTGGTCGCGCCGCGACCGAATCGACGCCGGCATGTCGTACATCCCGGAGGATCGCCACGAGCGCGGTCTCGTGATGCCGTTCGATCTCGTCGAAAACGGCGTTCTCGGGAGCCAGCGCTCCGAGGAGTTCTCCGAATCCGGACGCATCGACTGGCAGCAGGTTCGGGACCACTCAGAGGAGATCATCGAGACCTACGACGTTCGCCCGCCCGACGCGGAGGCGGACGCCGAATCACTCTCGGGGGGCAACCAGCAGAAGTTCATCGTGGGGCGCGAGTTCGAACGCGATCCGCGGCTGGTCGTCGCGACTCACCCGACGCGCGGCGTCGACATCGGGTCGACCGAGTTCATCCACGAACGGCTGCTCGAACTCCGGCGCGCGGGTATCGCCATCCTGCTCGTCTCGTCGAATCTGGACGAGGTACGGAGCCTCTCCGACCGGCTGGCGGTCATCTACGAGGGGTCGTTCATGGACGTCACTGATCCCGACGATCTCACCGAGGAAGGACTCGGCTTGCTCATGGCCGGCGAACGGCCGGAGTCACGAGCCGCGTCCGACTCTGCCGGCGGAATGTCACCGACCACCGACGCCGACTCCGGAGGTGACGCATGAGACAGCGACTCGAGACCCTTATCGAGCGCCTCATCCGCGCGTCAATCCTCGAGCGGGTCGCCATCAGTATCGCGGCCCTGTTCGCGTCGATCCTGGTCGGCGGCGTGCTCGTGTTCGTTTCGGGCGCCTTCGCCTCCTGCCAGACCGGGCTGAACCTCGCCGGCTGGACCTTCTGTTACAACCCGGTGCAGGTCTACTACGAGCTGTTCTTGGGCGCGCTTGGCCACCCGCTCGAGGGCGGCTGGAGTCCGGGGAACCACCGACTGGCGACGACGCTCCAGCAGACGACGCTGCTGATCTTCACCGGGCTGTCGTTCGCGGTGGCCTACCGGGCCGGCCTGTTCAACATCGGGACGCAGGGACAGTTAGTCGTCGGCGGTCTCGCGACGGCGGTCACCGTCGTCTACGCCTCGCTGGTCGTTCCCAGCGGCGTCGTCGGGACCGTCGTGCTCATCCCAATCGGCGTCCTCGCCGGCGCGGTCGCGGGTGGGTTCTTCGGCGCAATTCCGGGCGCGCTCAAGGCTTACGCCGACGCGAACGAGGTCATCACGACCATCATGCTCAACTTCGTCGCCCTCGGAATTACCTCGACGCTACTGTCCTGGCAGTTCCAGGATCCCGACAGTGCCAACCCACAAACCGAGCGCGTTCCCGCGTACGCCGAGATTCCGAACATCCCGCTCGTCGGCTTCAGTAGCCGGGCGAACTTCTCGCTGCTCGCGCTCGCGTTCGCGGTTGCGTTCATGATCGGGATCGCCTGGCTGCTCGCGCGTACTTCCTTCGGCTACGAACTCCGGACGAGCGGCGTCCAGCCGGAGGCGGCCGCCTACAGCGGCGTCGACGAGAAACGGATGATCGTCACGAGCATGAC
Above is a window of Natronorubrum tibetense GA33 DNA encoding:
- a CDS encoding poly(R)-hydroxyalkanoic acid synthase subunit PhaE, whose product is MTDSQPQAQNWNAVVEQWNEQFMDAIEENMEAQAQFVESWSEAVGEATEEDEISEGVEGYARAYETWMNASQQMVERMNDSIEGEEVDMDEFRDIWLNTANEAFKDVMSTTAFAKMTGETVGDILELQQQADEASQETLSQLGFATEDTVVEVGDRLVELERRQHAVEQKLDRVLDHLEEE
- a CDS encoding ABC transporter ATP-binding protein, coding for MTEPGTEHTDDAGAVETAAADDLAVHLDGITKRFPGVVANDDVDLRVERGSVHALLGENGAGKTTLMNVLYGLYEPNEGRVVVDGTERAFDSPRDAIDAGIGMIHQHFMLVDTMTVAENIALGNEPRKWFGMAVDRERIEREIRDLCDRYGFDVDPTATIADCSVGVQQRVEILKALYRGADVLILDEPTAVLTPQEVEGLYDVLEELTAQGKTIIFITHKLGEATHAADAITILRDGESVGTVDPNRTTREELAEYMVGREVLLEAETEPNEVGETILSVDELSVEDARDVEVVSGIDLEVRAGEILGIAGVDGNGQAELIEAITGLRAPERGSVVFDDADVTGWSRRDRIDAGMSYIPEDRHERGLVMPFDLVENGVLGSQRSEEFSESGRIDWQQVRDHSEEIIETYDVRPPDAEADAESLSGGNQQKFIVGREFERDPRLVVATHPTRGVDIGSTEFIHERLLELRRAGIAILLVSSNLDEVRSLSDRLAVIYEGSFMDVTDPDDLTEEGLGLLMAGERPESRAASDSAGGMSPTTDADSGGDA
- a CDS encoding BMP family lipoprotein — protein: MAQNRRRFLTGAGVAGLTTIAGCVGGFGEDADTEFNVGMIYASGGLGDNSFNDMAQSGIDDAVDDFDVSYDQAEPDDEGEFDGHQRDFAEGGEYDLISCVGFAQEDALAENAPEYPEQNFMIIDTAGIEEDNVRNYVFDEPGGSFQVGHLAGLLTAEEFSAGDGETNPDEDVVGFVGGVESPLIESFEAGFTAGVEYANDDAEVISSYVGDFNDTSGGQEAALSMYQDHGADIVFHAAGATGVGVFQAAESEGRFAIGVDSDQSLEEEDYADVILASMVKRVDEAVYTAVESVVNDEFEGGETEELGLEDGGVEAVYGDTIGDEIPDEITDQVDQSRQELIDGEIEVPDDPDDV
- a CDS encoding AbrB/MazE/SpoVT family DNA-binding domain-containing protein, translated to MTDDSDRSLWFPPAMFSEQMQEAGEQVAESQQEMMKKMMQASGSNPFDTGSSFGPMNMGTATFKARVQSGGRISIPGPEREALDIEEGDIVQTIVVPVKRNREDQS
- a CDS encoding phosphohexomutase domain-containing protein encodes the protein MTLFGTAGIRGPVEEVTPALALAVGQAAGDPDTTFVVGRDGRETGPALAAAVEAGLESAGSDVYRIGEVPTPTLAFASRGRKGVMLTASHNPPQDNGIKLFANGVEFDRNAERAVEDRVEGDDGLESARWDRWGESATLEVLDAYRDAVVAYVREQFSSSSDGPADDAPLEGLEIAVDCGNGVGSLATPHVLGRLGADVVALNANVDGHFIARESKPTPETLSDFSAFLETGSFDLGLAHDGDADRLVVLGPDGEVIHEDTVLALVAAHYTAASDADDPVVVTTPNASARIDEQVRNAGGRVERVRLGALHEGIARERRAAADDNETAVVFAAEPWKHIHTAFGGWIDGVASAAVVSALVAAAGDTETLRAPVTERPYRKVSVDCPDDAKADAMAALETDLSDAFPAATVDTSYGVRLEFEDASWILVRPSGTEPYVRIYAESDTVDNLVADARDVVETAIAASR
- a CDS encoding ABC transporter permease; protein product: MRQRLETLIERLIRASILERVAISIAALFASILVGGVLVFVSGAFASCQTGLNLAGWTFCYNPVQVYYELFLGALGHPLEGGWSPGNHRLATTLQQTTLLIFTGLSFAVAYRAGLFNIGTQGQLVVGGLATAVTVVYASLVVPSGVVGTVVLIPIGVLAGAVAGGFFGAIPGALKAYADANEVITTIMLNFVALGITSTLLSWQFQDPDSANPQTERVPAYAEIPNIPLVGFSSRANFSLLALAFAVAFMIGIAWLLARTSFGYELRTSGVQPEAAAYSGVDEKRMIVTSMTLSGALGGIGGALWVLMQHGRWLESVPPLGFDGIAVSILAANNPLGIGASAFLFGVLDSGSSAIGTATAVPPELVGILSGLIILFVAMPEFFRMIGTRYVDVSSSDPVRADGGEPADDGATADDGGECND
- a CDS encoding MaoC family dehydratase, which produces MSHEKPAKHNFAAMTDAWTSMAQTLFESATAANRAAMSAMLTPDVSNGADDKTVAASIPSIEHSHLDWQFDRTVDEPAHISVGDTVTFEKVLSEDDVRAFAHVSGDTNRLHLDEGFAAGTRFGERIVHGTLVSGLISAALARLPGLTIYLSQDLEFSGPVGIGDRVSARVEIVEDLGNRQYRLETIIRNESEDATVINGEAVVLIDDMPEE